One Onychostoma macrolepis isolate SWU-2019 chromosome 10, ASM1243209v1, whole genome shotgun sequence genomic region harbors:
- the ckmt2a gene encoding creatine kinase, mitochondrial 2a (sarcomeric) gives MASSFAKVMSSRTTGLLMASLGAGAVATGYLLNDNAAVVAEQRRKLYPPSADYPDLRKHNNCMAGAMTPAIYAKLRDKITPNNWTLDQCIQTGVDNPGHPFIKTVGMVAGDEESYEVFAEIFDPVIKDRHNGYDPKTMKHPTDLDASKIHSGVFDENYVLSSRVRTGRSIRGLTLPPACSRSERREVERVTVQALAGLKGDLSGHYYSLTEMTEQEQQRLIDDHFLFDKPVSPLLTCAFMARDWPDARGIWHNNEKTFLIWINEEDHTRVISMEKGGNMKRVFERFCRGLKQVEHLIQERGWEFMWNERLGYILTCPSNLGTGLRAGVHVRLPKLSKDPRFGKILDNLRLQKRGTGGVDTAAVGDTFDISNLDRLGKSEVELVQVVVDGVNYLIECEKRLEKGQDIKIPAPIQHFKK, from the exons ATGGCAAGCTCATTCGCCAAGGTGATGTCGAGCCGTACCACTGGCTTGCTCATGGCGAGCCTTGGAGCTGGTGCTGTGGCAACTGGTTACTTATTGAACGATAATGCTGCTGTCGTTGCAGAACAGAGGAGGAAACTCTACCCTCCCAG TGCTGACTACCCTGACCTTCGCAAACACAACAACTGCATGGCTGGTGCAATGACCCCGGCCATCTATGCCAAACTGAGGGACAAGATCACCCCAAACAACTGGACTCTTGACCAGTGCATTCAGACTGGTGTGGACAACCCTGGTCATCCCTTCATCAAGACAGTTGGGATGGTTGCTGGTGACGAGGAGAGCTATGAG GTGTTTGCTGAAATCTTTGATCCAGTAATCAAGGACAGACACAATGGCTATGACCCAAAGACCATGAAGCATCCCACTGACCTGGATGCCTCCAAG ATCCATTCAGGCGTATTCGATGAAAACTACGTCCTGTCCTCCCGTGTACGCACAGGCCGCAGTATCCGTGGCCTCACCCTTCCCCCTGCCTGCAGCCGCTCTGAGCGACGTGAAGTCGAAAGGGTCACGGTCCAGGCATTGGCTGGCCTGAAGGGAGATCTTTCTGGTCATTACTACAGCCTGACTGAAATGACTGAACAAGAGCAGCAGAGACTTATCGAT GACCACTTCCTGTTTGACAAACCTGTGTCCCCCTTGTTGACTTGTGCCTTTATGGCCCGTGACTGGCCAGATGCAAGAGGCATCTG GCATAACAACGAGAAGACCTTCTTAATATGGATCAATGAGGAAGACCACACCCGTGTCATTTCCATGGAGAAGGGTGGCAACATGAAAAGGGTGTTTGAGAGGTTCTGCAGAGGACTCAAACAG GTAGAACACTTGATTCAGGAGAGAGGCTGGGAGTTTATGTGGAATGAACGTCTTGGCTACATCCTGACCTGCCCATCCAACCTGGGCACCGGCCTCAGGGCTGGAGTACACGTCCGCTTGCCAAAGCTCAGCAAA GACCCTCGCTTTGGCAAGATCCTGGATAACTTGCGGCTGCAGAAGCGTGGCACTGGAGGTGTGGACACAGCTGCAGTGGGTGATACCTTCGACATCTCAAACCTTGACCGCCTGGGCAAATCCGAG GTGGAACTGGTGCAGGTAGTCGTCGATGGTGTCAACTACCTGATCGAGTGTGAGAAGAGGCTGGAAAAGGGCCAGGATATCAAGATCCCTGCCCCCATCCAACATTTTAAGAAGTGA
- the ube2l3a gene encoding ubiquitin-conjugating enzyme E2 L3a has translation MAASRRLHKELDEIRKSGMKNFRNILVDESNILTWQGLIVPDNPPYDKGAFRIEITFPAEYPFKPPKITFKTKIYHPNIDEKGQVCLPVISAENWKPATKTDQVIQSLIALVNDPQPEHPLRADLAEEYSKDRKKFFKNAEEFTKKHGEKRPVD, from the exons atggcggcgagCAGGCGACTGCATAAG GAACTTGATGAAATCCGCAAGTCTGGAATGAAAAATTTCCGCAACATTCTGGTGGATGAGTCAAACATTCTGACCTGGCAAGGACTCATTGTTCCT GACAACCCTCCATACGATAAAGGTGCTTTCCGGATTGAGATCACATTCCCTGCAGAATATCCCTTTAAACCTCCCAAGATCACTTTTAAAACCAAGATCTACCACCCGAACATTGATGAGAAGGGTCAGGTGTGTCTGCCGGTCATAAGTGCTGAGAACTGGAAACCTGCAACCAAAACTGACCAAG TAATCCAGTCTCTCATCGCCCTCGTCAACGACCCCCAACCAGAGCACCCGCTGAGGGCCGACCTGGCGGAGGAATATTCAAAAGACCGTAAAAAATTCTTTAAGAACGCAGAAGAGTTTACAAAGAAACATGGCGAGAAGCGGCCAGTGGACTGA
- the hic2 gene encoding hypermethylated in cancer 2 protein, translated as MELPNHAKQLLLQLNQQRAKGYLCDVIIVVENALFRAHKNILAASSIYFKSLILHDNLINLDTDMVNPSVFRQVLDFIYTGKLLSSDQFSDHNFNALLTAASYLQLHDLAALCRKKLKRNGRSLLNKPTTPTNGRTSRNQRLSSTPVTPNQMSGLKDSEKTKRHEELLKDDLSEDEMFVRNTHCATSANSLSPSTSKNGSNGSCGMQELGLDLSKKSPSGSTATEEVSPSSIPQESPQSASESTANSASFDENTNTQNLTAGEPMELGGGECEESQPPPDIERHKTSRQVARQRRQPKSEGNKGEDAERGTLPNGVAKRLNVAGERLPGGGNGNSEVSFQCKDDEEGLENGQEQSEESGQSESEGGRNSANYVYRQEGFEPALGDNLYVCIPCGKGFPSSEELNAHVETHTEEELYIKEEDDDSYPKEDEVEAEDLSSQITHVHGAESRRFSCSVCNKSYKDPATLRQHEKTHWLTRPFPCNICGKMFTQRGTMTRHMRSHLGLKPFACEECGMRFTRQYRLTEHMRVHSGEKPYECQLCGGKFTQQRNLISHLRMHTSPS; from the coding sequence ATGGAATTGCCAAATCATGCCAAACAATTGCTGCTGCAGCTAAACCAACAAAGAGCCAAAGGTTATCTGTGTGATGTGATCATAGTAGTAGAAAATGCCCTTTTTCGGGCCCATAAGAACATCCTGGCTGCCAGCAGTATCTACTTCAAATCCCTTATCCTTCATGACAACTTGATTAACCTCGACACGGACATGGTCAACCCGTCGGTTTTCCGGCAGGTTCTGGACTTTATTTATACTGGCAAGCTTTTGTCATCTGATCAGTTCAGTGACCACAATTTCAATGCCCTTCTAACGGCAGCAAGCTACCTCCAACTTCATGACCTGGCAGCTCTCTGCAGGAAGAAGCTCAAGCGTAATGGAAGATCCCTTCTTAATAAACCAACCACACCTACCAATGGAAGAACGTCTAGGAACCAAAGGCTGTCCTCTACACCTGTAACTCCAAACCAAATGTCAGGGTTAAAAGACAGTGAGAAGACAAAGAGGCATGAGGAGCTACTCAAAGATGACTTGTCTGAGGACGAGATGTTTGTGAGAAACACCCACTGTGCAACCTCAGCAAATTCGCTCAGTCCCTCAACGAGTAAGAATGGAAGCAATGGCAGTTGTGGCATGCAGGAACTTGGCCTAGACCTTTCCAAGAAAAGCCCCTCAGGGAGCACAGCCACTGAAGAAGTAAGTCCCAGCAGCATCCCACAAGAATCACCTCAATCTGCCTCAGAATCCACAGCCAACAGTGCCTCATTTGATGAGAACACCAACACGCAGAACCTCACCGCTGGAGAGCCCATGGAGCTAGGTGGAGGAGAATGCGAAGAGAGCCAACCGCCTCCGGACATTGAACGGCATAAAACTTCCCGGCAGGTCGCCCGGCAGAGGCGGCAACCCAAGAGTGAAGGCAACAAGGGTGAAGATGCAGAACGAGGAACTTTACCCAACGGAGTTGCCAAAAGATTGAACGTGGCTGGGGAGAGGCTCCCTGGTGGAGGAAATGGCAATTCTGAAGTATCCTTCCAGTGTAAAGATGACGAGGAAGGTTTGGAGAATGGACAGGAGCAAAGTGAAGAGAGTGGACAGAGCGAGAGTGAAGGTGGGCGGAATAGCGCCAATTACGTCTACCGCCAGGAAGGCTTTGAGCCTGCCCTTGGTGACAACCTTTATGTTTGCATCCCCTGTGGTAAAGGCTTCCCGAGTTCCGAGGAACTGAATGCCCACGTGGAGACCCACACAGAGGAAGAGTTGTACATCAAAGAGGAGGATGATGATTCCTATCCAAAGGAAGATGAAGTAGAAGCGGAAGACTTGTCTTCACAAATAACCCATGTCCATGGCGCCGAGTCGCGTCGCTTCAGCTGCTCGGTCTGCAACAAAAGCTACAAAGATCCGGCCACTCTTCGACAACACGAGAAGACCCACTGGCTCACCCGTCCCTTCCCCTGCAACATCTGCGGCAAGATGTTCACCCAACGTGGCACCATGACCCGCCACATGCGCAGCCACCTGGGGCTGAAGCCATTTGCCTGCGAGGAGTGCGGCATGCGCTTTACCCGCCAGTACCGGCTCACAGAGCACATGCGGGTTCACTCAGGTGAGAAGCCGTACGAATGTCAGCTATGTGGGGGCAAATTTACCCAGCAGCGTAACCTCATTAGCCACCTACGAATGCATACCTCCCCGTCATAA